The Vannielia litorea genome segment AGTCTTCATCCTCGGCTCCGCCATTTGCGGCATGGCCGGCGCGATGATGACCACGCTGGACGGGCTGCTCACCCCCGGCACCTACCAGCCGCTGCGCTTCACCTTCCTCATCTGGGTCATGGTGATCGTCGGCGGCTCGGGCAACAACCTCGGGGCGCTGCTCGGCGGGCTGCTGGTCTGGTGGCTCTGGATTCAGGTCGAGCCGCTGGGCCGCCTCTTCATGGAAACGCTGACATGGCCCCTGCCCGATGGCAGCTGGCTCAAGGATCACCTGCTCGACTCGGTCCAGCACATGCGGCTGCTCACAATGGGCATCGTCCTGCTGCTGGTGCTGCGCTTCTCGCCGCGCGGGCTGATCCCCGAGCGGTGAGGCGCGCGCCTCAGCTTTAACCGATTAGGCCACCACCGCGCGGGGCGTTAACCTCCGTTAACGCCTCCTTGAGCCATACGCGCGTATGCATGGGTTGTGCATCGGATGTGCATCACTTGTGCATCCCCTCTCGGCCACGGTTAACCCCCCCGTTAACCCGCCCGGACGCACCCCGTTTCCGACACGCGATGTCGCAGAACGGCCAGCACATGCCGCGTCCGGCCCACAGTCTCAACCCAACAGACACGAGGAGTCGCCCCATGAAAACAACAGCCCAGGTCTGCGTTATCGGCGGCGGCGTCGTCGGCTGCTCGGTACTCTACCACCTCACCAAGCTCGGCTGGTCAGATGTGGTGCTGCTCGAGCGCTCCGAGCTGACCTCCGGCTCCACGTGGCACGCCGCGGGCGGCTTCCACACCATGAACTCCGATACAAACATGGCCGCCCTCCAAGGCTATACCATTGGTTTGTATAAGGAACTTGAAGAGATCACCGGCATGTCCTGCGGCCTGCACCACGTCGGCGGCATCACCCTTGCAGAGACACCCGAGCGCTTCGACATGCTCAAGGCCGAGCGCGCCAAGCACCGCTACATGGGCCTCGACACCCGCATCGTGACGCCCGAGGAAATCGGCGAACTGGCCGAGCTGGTGAACCTCGATGGCATCCTCGGCGGCCTCTACGACCCGCTTGATGGCCACCTCGACCCCTCCGGCACCACCCACGCCTACGCCCGCGCCGCCAAGATGGCTGGCGCCGAGATCGAGACCCACTGCAAGGTCGAAGACCTCCAGCAGCGCCCCGATGGCTCTTGGGACGTGATCACAAACAAGGGCACCCTCCACGCCGAACATGTCGTCAACGCTGCCGGGCTCTGGGCCCGCGAGGTCGGCGCGATGGCAGGCGTCTACCTGCCGCTCCTGCCGATGGCCCACCAGTATCTGGTGACCGACGACATCCCCGAGATTTACGAGCGCGAAACCGAATTCCCCCATGTGCTTGATTGCGCCGGAGAATCCTACTTCCGGCAAGAGGGCCGCGGCCTTTGCATCGGCTTCTACGAGCAGCCCTGCGAGCCTTGGGCGCTCGGCGGCACGCCTTGGGATTTCGGCCATGAGCTGCTGCCCGACAACCTCGACAAGGTCTCCGACAGCATCGAGATGGCCTACAACCGCTTCCCCGTGCTCGAGCGCGCGGGCGTGAAGCGCGTGATCCACGGCCCCTTCACCTTTGCCCCCGATGGCAACCCACTGGTCGGCCCCGTGCCCGGCCTGCGCAACTACTGGTCCGCCTGCGCCGTCATGGCGGGGTTCAGCCAAGGCGGCGGCGTGGGCCTGACCCTCGCGCAATGGATGATCGAAGGCGAGCCGGAGCGCGATGTCACCGGCCTCGACGTGGCCCGCTACGGCAAGTGGATCACGCCGGGCTACACCGTGCCCAAAGTCATTGAATTCTATCAAAAACGCTTCTCGGTCAGCTACCCGAACGAGGAGCGCCCCGCCGCCCGTCCGCACCGGACGACGGCGATGTATGACATTTTTAGTGAAATGGGCGCAGTCTGGGGCCACCAGTTCGGCCTCGAGGTGCCCAATTACTTCGCGCAAGGAGACGAGCCCACATACGAGAAGCCCAGCTTCACCCGTTCCAATGCTTTCGAAGCCACAGGCCGCGAGGTGCGCGCCGTCCGCGAAAGCGTCGGCATTAACGAAATCCAGAACTTCGGCAAATTCCGCGTCACCGGCCCGAAAGCCCGCGATTGGCTCGACCGGATCATGGCAGGCCGCGTCCCGCAGGAGGGCAAACTCACCCTCACGCCGATGCTCTCGCCCAAAGGCCGCATTATCGGAGACTTCACGATCTCCTGCACGGGGCCAGAAACCTTCGCCCTTACAGCGAGTTACGGCGCGCAGGCGATGCACGGGCGCTGGTTCGAGCAACATGGTGCAGAGGGCGTTAGCGTTGAGAACGTCTCCGACCGGCTCACCGGCTTCCAGCTCGCC includes the following:
- a CDS encoding FAD-dependent oxidoreductase, with the protein product MKTTAQVCVIGGGVVGCSVLYHLTKLGWSDVVLLERSELTSGSTWHAAGGFHTMNSDTNMAALQGYTIGLYKELEEITGMSCGLHHVGGITLAETPERFDMLKAERAKHRYMGLDTRIVTPEEIGELAELVNLDGILGGLYDPLDGHLDPSGTTHAYARAAKMAGAEIETHCKVEDLQQRPDGSWDVITNKGTLHAEHVVNAAGLWAREVGAMAGVYLPLLPMAHQYLVTDDIPEIYERETEFPHVLDCAGESYFRQEGRGLCIGFYEQPCEPWALGGTPWDFGHELLPDNLDKVSDSIEMAYNRFPVLERAGVKRVIHGPFTFAPDGNPLVGPVPGLRNYWSACAVMAGFSQGGGVGLTLAQWMIEGEPERDVTGLDVARYGKWITPGYTVPKVIEFYQKRFSVSYPNEERPAARPHRTTAMYDIFSEMGAVWGHQFGLEVPNYFAQGDEPTYEKPSFTRSNAFEATGREVRAVRESVGINEIQNFGKFRVTGPKARDWLDRIMAGRVPQEGKLTLTPMLSPKGRIIGDFTISCTGPETFALTASYGAQAMHGRWFEQHGAEGVSVENVSDRLTGFQLAGPKSRAVLQACTDADVAALPFLGVVQMTVGQVACTVQRVSYTGDLGYEIYCDHMDQRHLWHALWAAGQEHNITPFGMRAMMSLRLDRFFGSWLREFSPDYTPAETGLDRFISFKKDSDFIGRAHAESERTNPPARQLVAFLVDADNADVHGYEPVWINGEVVGFCTSGGYSHHAQQSVAMALIPREFAQEGQDAEIEILSQMRPAKLTTTPLFDPEGTALRA